The genome window AAAACCTTCTTCATGCTGCCTGGTCTGTTTTACAAAATAATCTACCATCGCAACCAAACTCGAGCCACCTTGCTCCAAGTAAGAAGGCAAAAGCGCCAGTACTACATATTGCTCCAGTGGCCCATAGAAGTGCTCAAAAATGTACTTTGTGTTTGCGTTATACCAGTTTAAGTCGGCAATATAGTGCTTGCTTCTGGTTTGCTGCGTTGTACCGCTACTTAAGAAGGTTATTTCAGGCTCAAAATCTCCTGTTGCAACCTTTTGCTGTTTAAAGAACTCTATTGGTAAAAAAGGAATTTGTTCTAAGCTGTTTATCTGGTCTGGCTGACAGTGCAGGTGTTTCAGATAAGCTTTGTAAACAGGATTATTTTCTGCCTGGTATCTGAAGAGCGACAGCGCCATCTGCGTAAAATCGACTGGTTGCCGGTGAAGCTGTTGTTTGAACTGTGCCTTGAAATCCATCAAATAAACTTATAACAAATCCTATATCTAATCGTTTGATTTAGTAAATTTAGCTTCATTTTTCTGATTTCCCTGTATGAACTATATGCTAAAGTATAGCTTTGCCTGCCTGCTGTTGTTGCTGGCCTTCACCTCCTGCCGCGAAGAGCCTAACTACCCGGATGAACCTCAGATATCGTTTAAACGGATAGAAAAATTTAGTCATGAGCCTTCAGGTGTAAAAACAGACACATTGACATTCGTTATTGGCTACCAGGATGGTGATGGAAATCTGGGTCTCAGACCATATGATTCAAGACAGGAGGCAACTGATCCGGACAGCCAGGCTCCTTTTAACTTTGGCTCGCCTTACTATAACAACTTCTTTCTTAAGTTTTACGAAGAGATAGAGCAACCTGATGGAAGCAAAGAATTTGTACCATTCAGAGGTGGATTTGAGTTACAGCAGCGCTTTCCCAGAATATCTTCAGATGAACGTGAGGAACCACTTGAAGGGGAAATCAGGTTTAAGTTCGCTTTTACTGAACTGGAAGTTAATCCCGGTACTGTTATGCGTTTCGAAGCTTATATTTACGACAGAACTACGCCGGTACCACATAAGAGCAATGTAGTAATTTCTGAACCTGTAACGCTCCTGGAGTAGTAGTAACAATATTTTAAACCAACAAAGAGGCCCTGCAACTATAGCTGCAGGGCCTCTTTGTTAGCTTATACTTTATACTTAGTAGATCGTAGGATATGCTTCCGGATCAGCTTCGTTCATAATGTCGTACACAGCTTCAAATACATCTTCTGTGTTAGGCTTAGAGAAATAATCTCCATCAGAACCATATGGCGGACGGTGCGCTTGTGCAGCTAAACACTGTGGTTTCGAATCCAGCCATCTCCAGGCGCCTTGCTCATCTACTACCTGCTGCATCATAAACGCAGTTGCACCACCCGGTACGTCTTCGTCTGTAAACAGCACACGGTTAGTTTTCTTAATAGAGTCTGTAATCACATGCTCAATATCGAACGGCAACAGCGTCTGCACATCTATTACTTCCGCAGAAATACCGAATTCCTCCAACTGGCGGGCAGCTTCCATGACGATACGGCACATAGATCCATAGGTAACTATAGTTACATCCGAGCCTTCTTTCAGGATCTCTGGCTTGCCAAGTGGCACGGTAAACTCCGCAATATTATTTGGGATGCGCTCTTTTAATCTGTAACCGTTTAAGCACTCAATAATAAGCGCCGGCTCGTCAGACTTCAGCATGGTGTTGTAGAAACCTGCTGCCTGTGTCATATCGCGCGGTACCAGCACGTGCATACCTCTTATGCTGTTCAGGATCATACCGATTGGAGAACCAGAGTGCCAGATACCTTCCAGGCGGTGACCGCGTGTGCGAACGATAAGCGGCGCTTTCTGGCCACCTTTGGTACGGTACTGCAAGCAAGCCACGTCATCGCTCAGGATCTGGATTGCATACAACAAGTAATCTAAATACTGGATCTCAGTTATCGGGCGAAGGCCACGTAGCGCAGCACCTATACCCTGACCAACTATAGTACATTCACGGATACCGGTATCTGTAACGCGTAACTCGCCATATTTTTCCTGTAAGCCGGCAAATGCCTGGTTCACGTCACCAATTTTACCAACATCTTCGCCAATGGCAAAAACACGTGGGTCGCGGGCTAGTATAGCATCAAAGCAAGCCTGTAATACTTCGCGACCATCTACAACCGGAGAATTATCATCAAACTCAGCTTTTACTTCTTCTACCAATAAAGCAGATTCCTCAGACTGGCTGTATAAGTAAGAGTTAAAACGGTCAGCATTCTCGCCAATCGTTTGCTCCAGCCAACCTACCAGTTCACGTTTTGCTGCATTTCGCTCATCACGTACGTAACGTAGCGCTTTACGAACTGCCCTAACTGCATCGCTACGGATAGGCACCGTTACTTTGCGGAGTTCTTCCGTTATAGTTGCAATTTCGGTGATATGCTCGCTGGCAGCAGCCAAATTATCCAGTAATCTTAATGCTTCGGCGTGGTCTTCTTTTATACCTGCATCAAAAGCAGTCCAGGCATTAGTGCGGGCCACACGTACTGCATCTTTCGCTTCATTCTCGATCTGGTCCAGCTGCTCCGTAGTAGCAATACCGTTAGCCAGTATCCACTCACGCATTTTCTTTAAACAGTCAAAATCAGCTTCCCAATCCAGCCTTTCTCTAGACTTGTAGCGCTCGTGTGAGCCAGAAGTTGAGTGTCCCTGAGGCTGAGTTACTTCTTCGACATGTACCAGTACCGGCACGTGCTGCTCACGGCAAACGCGCACAGCTGCTTCGTAAGTCTCGCAAAGGGCGGCATAATCCCAGCCTTTTACTTTAAATATCTCGTAGCCCTGCTCCC of Pontibacter deserti contains these proteins:
- a CDS encoding alpha-ketoacid dehydrogenase subunit alpha/beta, coding for MQTAEVSITQKLTAEEILQDYRIGWESRQASLAGRKEVFMGKAKFGIFGDGKEVAQLAMAKFFQNGDFRSGYYRDQTFMFAIGELTLQQYFAQLYAHTDVEAEPSTAGRAMNGHFGTRLLDEEGNWKNIMEQKNSSSDISPTASQMPRLVGLAYASKLYRQNPELQHLQQFSVNGNEVAFGTIGNASTSEGMFFEAINAGGVLQVPMLVSVWDDGYGISVPAEYQTTKGSISEILAGFQRNAEGEQGYEIFKVKGWDYAALCETYEAAVRVCREQHVPVLVHVEEVTQPQGHSTSGSHERYKSRERLDWEADFDCLKKMREWILANGIATTEQLDQIENEAKDAVRVARTNAWTAFDAGIKEDHAEALRLLDNLAAASEHITEIATITEELRKVTVPIRSDAVRAVRKALRYVRDERNAAKRELVGWLEQTIGENADRFNSYLYSQSEESALLVEEVKAEFDDNSPVVDGREVLQACFDAILARDPRVFAIGEDVGKIGDVNQAFAGLQEKYGELRVTDTGIRECTIVGQGIGAALRGLRPITEIQYLDYLLYAIQILSDDVACLQYRTKGGQKAPLIVRTRGHRLEGIWHSGSPIGMILNSIRGMHVLVPRDMTQAAGFYNTMLKSDEPALIIECLNGYRLKERIPNNIAEFTVPLGKPEILKEGSDVTIVTYGSMCRIVMEAARQLEEFGISAEVIDVQTLLPFDIEHVITDSIKKTNRVLFTDEDVPGGATAFMMQQVVDEQGAWRWLDSKPQCLAAQAHRPPYGSDGDYFSKPNTEDVFEAVYDIMNEADPEAYPTIY